GAGGTTGTTGTGGAAATTAGAGAAGCGGAAAAAAGCGAGAGTGAATTTGAGATAGATTTTGATGTTCCAATTTTATATGAAGATGATTCTCTACTTGTTGTAAATAAACCACCAAACCTCATCGTTCATTCTGCTCCTTCGGTCAAAGAGGCGACACTTGTTGATTGGTTAAAAAGTCGGGGAATTTCACTTTCAACAATTAGCGGAGAAGAGAGACACGGAATTGTCCATCGACTTGATAAGGGAACAACTGGAGCAATGGTTGTTGCAAAAAATAATTTTTCTCACCAAAAATTGTCGGAACAACTTTCAAATCGAACAATGGGTCGAAACTATTTTGCAATTGTAAATATGCCATTAAAAGAAGATATTTCCGTAGAGCTTCCACTCGCACGAAATCCTAAAAATCGTTTAAAAATGGGCATTGTTGAAAATGGAAAATGGGCTAAAACTGATTTTACAAAACTCAAAATTTCTAAAAATGAGAAAGAGGAGTTTATAGAAGCAAAATTACACACGGGACGAACTCATCAAATTCGTGTTCATCTGCTTTCTCTTCAGCGATATATTCTTGGTGATGAACTTTACGGTTTTGGTAAAAATCAAAAAGAGTTTCCGCACATGCTTTTACATGCTCATAAAATCTATTTTATTCACCCAAAAACTGAAAAGCGAATTGAGATAGATGCACCTCTTTCAGCAGAATTCCAAAAATATCTTGACAAAAATTTCTAAAAATTTCTTTAAGATTTTCGTTATAATTTAAATAGTTACAAATTTAAAAAATTGGATTCAAAAATGAAAGAAGCAAAATATATTTGGATGGACGGAGATTTTGTAGATTGGAAAGATGCAAAAACTCACATCCTTACTCACACTTTACATTACGGAAATGGTGTTTTTGAAGGAACTCGTGCTTATCAAACTGATAAGGGTTTGGCGATTTTCCGACTTCGAGATCACACTCAAAGACTTCTTGACTCTGCAAAAATTGTAATGATTAAACCAAATTTTTCACTTGACGAGCTTGAAAAAGCACAAGTTGAACTTTTACAAAAAAATGAATTTGGCGGAAATGTGTATATTCGACCAATTATCTATTTAGGATACGGTGTTATGGGTGTTCATCATGTAAAAGCACCAGTTCAAACAGCAGTTGCTGGTTGGGAATGGGGTAGCTATCTTGGTGATGAGGGTCTTGAAAAAGGTATCCGTGTCAAGATTTCATCTTTTACACGAAACTCTCCAAAATCAACAATGGGAAAAGCAAAAGCTGTTGCAAACTACTTGAATTCTCAAATGGCAAAATTTGAGGCAATTGAGGCGGGATATGAAGAGGGCTTACTTCTTGATGACAATGGATTTATTGCCGAAGGTAGCGGTGAGATCTTTTTTATTGTCAAAAATGGAACTGTCATCTGTCCTCCAAACGATTTTGCTCTTCAATCTATCACTCAAGATACTGTTTTAAGACTTGCGAGTGATTTAGGTATTCCTGTTGAGAGAAGAAAGATTTCTCGCGATGAGGTCTATACAGCAGACGAAGCTTTTTTCACTGGAACTGCTGCTGAAGTTACTCCAATTCGTGATGTTGATGCTCGAATTATTGGAAATGGCAAACGGGGAGAAATCACTGCAAAGTTGCAAACGGCATATTTTGATGTTGTTTATGGTCGAAATGAGAAGTATATTGACATGCTAACTTTTATTTAAAAAACTAATTTTTGGGCGGGGCTTGACATTCTTAAAAAATTTGTGTAGAATTCCGCTCACAAAACAAGCGTTGGAGTATCGCCAAGCGGTAAGGCACTGGTTTTTGGTACCAGTATTCCTAGGTTCGAATCCTAGTACTCCAGCCACTTTTTAACGGTCGCGAGATAGAGCAGCACGGTAGCTCGACGGGCTCATAACCCGTAGGTCACAGGTTCAAATCCTGTTCTCGCAACCATCCATTTCTAAATTATGAAACCTTCAAAAAAAATGACTACATTGTCATACACAATAAAACAACTAACTTTTTTACAAGGCTCTTTCCTAAATGACATCTCAAGAATTTACTAAATATGTTGAAAAGACAATTTCGACAAACAATGAAGAGTGTGTTGCTTTTGACAAAATTGCTTCTATTCTTGATCGACAACCAACTCTAGCAATTGCTAAAAATCTAATTAAGGCAATTGAAAAAAACAATAGTTGCCTCTTTACTTCCTATCAATTTACAAAAAAACAGAACGAA
This sequence is a window from Thiovulum sp. ES. Protein-coding genes within it:
- a CDS encoding pseudouridine synthase, RluA family (PFAM: RNA pseudouridylate synthase~TIGRFAM: pseudouridine synthase, RluA family), whose translation is EVVVEIREAEKSESEFEIDFDVPILYEDDSLLVVNKPPNLIVHSAPSVKEATLVDWLKSRGISLSTISGEERHGIVHRLDKGTTGAMVVAKNNFSHQKLSEQLSNRTMGRNYFAIVNMPLKEDISVELPLARNPKNRLKMGIVENGKWAKTDFTKLKISKNEKEEFIEAKLHTGRTHQIRVHLLSLQRYILGDELYGFGKNQKEFPHMLLHAHKIYFIHPKTEKRIEIDAPLSAEFQKYLDKNF
- a CDS encoding branched-chain amino acid aminotransferase, group I (PFAM: Aminotransferase class IV~TIGRFAM: branched-chain amino acid aminotransferase, group I): MKEAKYIWMDGDFVDWKDAKTHILTHTLHYGNGVFEGTRAYQTDKGLAIFRLRDHTQRLLDSAKIVMIKPNFSLDELEKAQVELLQKNEFGGNVYIRPIIYLGYGVMGVHHVKAPVQTAVAGWEWGSYLGDEGLEKGIRVKISSFTRNSPKSTMGKAKAVANYLNSQMAKFEAIEAGYEEGLLLDDNGFIAEGSGEIFFIVKNGTVICPPNDFALQSITQDTVLRLASDLGIPVERRKISRDEVYTADEAFFTGTAAEVTPIRDVDARIIGNGKRGEITAKLQTAYFDVVYGRNEKYIDMLTFI